One stretch of Prunus persica cultivar Lovell chromosome G1, Prunus_persica_NCBIv2, whole genome shotgun sequence DNA includes these proteins:
- the LOC18790145 gene encoding mannosyl-oligosaccharide 1,2-alpha-mannosidase MNS1 isoform X5, whose translation MGKKSLSSSSQSWWWRGWRYLHPQHNLRSPQLLTLFIISFVALTWLLSGLESLSVEHQLENVKKNIRSWSIVEEEDDPLNVERRRAVKEAMIHAWTCYEMYAWGRDELQPQTRDGVDSFGGLGATLVDSLDTLYIMGLDEQFQRAREWVAKSLNFNKNYEASVFETTIRVIGGLLSAYDLSDDKVFLEKARDIADRLLPAWNTPSGIPYNIINLRYGDARNPRWTGVEYVIEELHKTFPADGLLPIYIDPHTGITSYSKISFGAMGDSFYEYLLKAWIQGNKTESVTHYREMWETSMKGLKSLIRKTTPSSYAYICEKTGSSLSDKMDELACFAPGMLALGSTGYGPDEAEKFLSLAEELAWTCYNFYQTTPTKLAGENYYFPAGQILQDMTVGTSWSILRPETVESLFYLWRLTGNKTYQEWGWNIFQAFEKNSRVDTGYSGLKDVSSGEKDNMMQSFFLAETLKYLYLLFSPPSFISLDEWVFNTEAHPLRIATRHANGETYSTIGQDRLQERFHGRKGRSGSN comes from the exons atgggaaaaaaatcgTTATCTTCTTCATCGCAATCGTGGTGGTGGAGAGGGTGGAGATATCTTCACCCGCAGCATAACCTGAGGAGCCCGCAGCTGTTGACACTCTTCATTATCTCCTTTGTTGCTCTCACATGGCTGCTCTCTGGCCTCGAATCTCTCAGTGTAGAGCACCag CTAGAGAATGTGAAGAAGAATATAAGAAGTTGGAGCATTGTCGAGGAGGAGGATGATCCTCTCAATGTTGAACGAAGAAGAGCAGTTAAAGAGGCTATGATTCATGCTTGGACTTGTTACGAGATGTACGCATGGGGTCGTGATGAACTCCAG CCACAAACAAGAGATGGTGTTGATAGTTTTGGCGGTCTAGGAGCAACTCTAGTGGATTCTCTTGATACCTTGTACATAATGGGTCTTGACGAGCAATTCCAAAGAGCTAGAGA GTGGGTTGCAAAGTCGTTGAATTTCAACAAGAATTACGAGGCTAGTGTTTTTGAGACAACCATAAG AGTTATAGGTGGACTTCTTAGCGCATATGATCTCTCTGATGACAAAGTGTTCCTTGAAAAGGCTAGAGATATTGCAGATAGGTTGCTGCCTGCGTGGAATACACCCTCAGGAATCCCCTATAACATAATAAACTTGAGATATGGGGATGCCCGTAACCCTCGGTGGACAGGG GTGGAATATGTCATTGAAGAGCTTCATAAAACCTTCCCTGCTGATGGATTGCTTCCCATATATATTGATCCTCACACTGGAATTACCTCATACTCAAAAATTTCCTTTGGTGCCATGGGTGATAG CTTTTATGAATATCTACTCAAGGCTTGGATACAAGGGAACAAAACTGAATCTGTAACGCACTACAG AGAAATGTGGGAGACATCAATGAAAGGTCTGAAAAGCTTGATTCGGAAGACAACACCATCctcatatgcatatatatgtgAGAAGACTGGAAGCTCGCTGTCCGATAAG ATGGATGAATTAGCTTGCTTTGCTCCTGGAATGTTGGCTTTAGGATCTACTGGCTATGGCCCTGATGAAGCTGAAAAGTTTTTATCCCTTGCTGAAGAG CTTGCATGGACATGTTATAACTTTTACCAGACAACACCTACAAAATTGGCTGGAGAGAACTATTACTTCCCTGCTGGACAG ATTTTGCAGGACATGACCGTTGGAACATCATGGAGCATTTTGAGGCCGGAGACGGTGGAGTCACTTTTTTACCTATGGCGTTTAACTGGGAACAAAACTTACCAAGAATGGGGTTGGAATATTTTCCAAGCATTTGAAAAGAACTCTCGAGTAGATACAGGATATAGTGGACTTAAAGAT GTGAGTTCAGGTGAGAAAGACAATATGATGCAGAGCTTCTTCCTCGCAGAAACGCTGAAGTATCTCTATCTCCTCTTTTCACCTCCATCGTTTATCTCTTTGGATGAATGGGTTTTTAACACAGAAGCCCACCCTCTAAGGATCGCGACTCGACATGCTAATGGAGAGACTTATAGTACAATTGGACAAGATAGATTACAAGAAAGGTTCCATGGTAGGAAAGGTCGGTCAGGATCTAATTAG
- the LOC18790145 gene encoding mannosyl-oligosaccharide 1,2-alpha-mannosidase MNS1 isoform X6: MGKKSLSSSSQSWWWRGWRYLHPQHNLRSPQLLTLFIISFVALTWLLSGLESLSVEHQLENVKKNIRSWSIVEEEDDPLNVERRRAVKEAMIHAWTCYEMYAWGRDELQPQTRDGVDSFGGLGATLVDSLDTLYIMGLDEQFQRAREWVAKSLNFNKNYEASVFETTIRVIGGLLSAYDLSDDKVFLEKARDIADRLLPAWNTPSGIPYNIINLRYGDARNPRWTGGKSILADAGSEQLEFIALSQRTNDPKYQQKVEYVIEELHKTFPADGLLPIYIDPHTGITSYSKISFGAMGDSFYEYLLKAWIQGNKTESVTHYREMWETSMKGLKSLIRKTTPSSYAYICEKTGSSLSDKMDELACFAPGMLALGSTGYGPDEAEKFLSLAEEVQGTLIYTRSVRNKFLLCLA, translated from the exons atgggaaaaaaatcgTTATCTTCTTCATCGCAATCGTGGTGGTGGAGAGGGTGGAGATATCTTCACCCGCAGCATAACCTGAGGAGCCCGCAGCTGTTGACACTCTTCATTATCTCCTTTGTTGCTCTCACATGGCTGCTCTCTGGCCTCGAATCTCTCAGTGTAGAGCACCag CTAGAGAATGTGAAGAAGAATATAAGAAGTTGGAGCATTGTCGAGGAGGAGGATGATCCTCTCAATGTTGAACGAAGAAGAGCAGTTAAAGAGGCTATGATTCATGCTTGGACTTGTTACGAGATGTACGCATGGGGTCGTGATGAACTCCAG CCACAAACAAGAGATGGTGTTGATAGTTTTGGCGGTCTAGGAGCAACTCTAGTGGATTCTCTTGATACCTTGTACATAATGGGTCTTGACGAGCAATTCCAAAGAGCTAGAGA GTGGGTTGCAAAGTCGTTGAATTTCAACAAGAATTACGAGGCTAGTGTTTTTGAGACAACCATAAG AGTTATAGGTGGACTTCTTAGCGCATATGATCTCTCTGATGACAAAGTGTTCCTTGAAAAGGCTAGAGATATTGCAGATAGGTTGCTGCCTGCGTGGAATACACCCTCAGGAATCCCCTATAACATAATAAACTTGAGATATGGGGATGCCCGTAACCCTCGGTGGACAGGG GGAAAAAGTATTCTGGCAGATGCTGGTTCAGAGCAGCTTGAATTTATTGCTCTATCTCAGAGGACAAATGATCCTAAGTACCAGCAGAAG GTGGAATATGTCATTGAAGAGCTTCATAAAACCTTCCCTGCTGATGGATTGCTTCCCATATATATTGATCCTCACACTGGAATTACCTCATACTCAAAAATTTCCTTTGGTGCCATGGGTGATAG CTTTTATGAATATCTACTCAAGGCTTGGATACAAGGGAACAAAACTGAATCTGTAACGCACTACAG AGAAATGTGGGAGACATCAATGAAAGGTCTGAAAAGCTTGATTCGGAAGACAACACCATCctcatatgcatatatatgtgAGAAGACTGGAAGCTCGCTGTCCGATAAG ATGGATGAATTAGCTTGCTTTGCTCCTGGAATGTTGGCTTTAGGATCTACTGGCTATGGCCCTGATGAAGCTGAAAAGTTTTTATCCCTTGCTGAAGAG GTACAGGGTACACTGATTTATACAAGGAGCGTAAGGAATAAATTTCTCCTCTGTCTTGCATAA
- the LOC18790145 gene encoding mannosyl-oligosaccharide 1,2-alpha-mannosidase MNS1 isoform X3 yields MGKKSLSSSSQSWWWRGWRYLHPQHNLRSPQLLTLFIISFVALTWLLSGLESLSVEHQLENVKKNIRSWSIVEEEDDPLNVERRRAVKEAMIHAWTCYEMYAWGRDELQPQTRDGVDSFGGLGATLVDSLDTLYIMGLDEQFQRAREWVAKSLNFNKNYEASVFETTIRVIGGLLSAYDLSDDKVFLEKARDIADRLLPAWNTPSGIPYNIINLRYGDARNPRWTGGKSILADAGSEQLEFIALSQRTNDPKYQQKVEYVIEELHKTFPADGLLPIYIDPHTGITSYSKISFGAMGDSFYEYLLKAWIQGNKTESVTHYREMWETSMKGLKSLIRKTTPSSYAYICEKTGSSLSDKMDELACFAPGMLALGSTGYGPDEAEKFLSLAEEILQDMTVGTSWSILRPETVESLFYLWRLTGNKTYQEWGWNIFQAFEKNSRVDTGYSGLKDVSSGEKDNMMQSFFLAETLKYLYLLFSPPSFISLDEWVFNTEAHPLRIATRHANGETYSTIGQDRLQERFHGRKGRSGSN; encoded by the exons atgggaaaaaaatcgTTATCTTCTTCATCGCAATCGTGGTGGTGGAGAGGGTGGAGATATCTTCACCCGCAGCATAACCTGAGGAGCCCGCAGCTGTTGACACTCTTCATTATCTCCTTTGTTGCTCTCACATGGCTGCTCTCTGGCCTCGAATCTCTCAGTGTAGAGCACCag CTAGAGAATGTGAAGAAGAATATAAGAAGTTGGAGCATTGTCGAGGAGGAGGATGATCCTCTCAATGTTGAACGAAGAAGAGCAGTTAAAGAGGCTATGATTCATGCTTGGACTTGTTACGAGATGTACGCATGGGGTCGTGATGAACTCCAG CCACAAACAAGAGATGGTGTTGATAGTTTTGGCGGTCTAGGAGCAACTCTAGTGGATTCTCTTGATACCTTGTACATAATGGGTCTTGACGAGCAATTCCAAAGAGCTAGAGA GTGGGTTGCAAAGTCGTTGAATTTCAACAAGAATTACGAGGCTAGTGTTTTTGAGACAACCATAAG AGTTATAGGTGGACTTCTTAGCGCATATGATCTCTCTGATGACAAAGTGTTCCTTGAAAAGGCTAGAGATATTGCAGATAGGTTGCTGCCTGCGTGGAATACACCCTCAGGAATCCCCTATAACATAATAAACTTGAGATATGGGGATGCCCGTAACCCTCGGTGGACAGGG GGAAAAAGTATTCTGGCAGATGCTGGTTCAGAGCAGCTTGAATTTATTGCTCTATCTCAGAGGACAAATGATCCTAAGTACCAGCAGAAG GTGGAATATGTCATTGAAGAGCTTCATAAAACCTTCCCTGCTGATGGATTGCTTCCCATATATATTGATCCTCACACTGGAATTACCTCATACTCAAAAATTTCCTTTGGTGCCATGGGTGATAG CTTTTATGAATATCTACTCAAGGCTTGGATACAAGGGAACAAAACTGAATCTGTAACGCACTACAG AGAAATGTGGGAGACATCAATGAAAGGTCTGAAAAGCTTGATTCGGAAGACAACACCATCctcatatgcatatatatgtgAGAAGACTGGAAGCTCGCTGTCCGATAAG ATGGATGAATTAGCTTGCTTTGCTCCTGGAATGTTGGCTTTAGGATCTACTGGCTATGGCCCTGATGAAGCTGAAAAGTTTTTATCCCTTGCTGAAGAG ATTTTGCAGGACATGACCGTTGGAACATCATGGAGCATTTTGAGGCCGGAGACGGTGGAGTCACTTTTTTACCTATGGCGTTTAACTGGGAACAAAACTTACCAAGAATGGGGTTGGAATATTTTCCAAGCATTTGAAAAGAACTCTCGAGTAGATACAGGATATAGTGGACTTAAAGAT GTGAGTTCAGGTGAGAAAGACAATATGATGCAGAGCTTCTTCCTCGCAGAAACGCTGAAGTATCTCTATCTCCTCTTTTCACCTCCATCGTTTATCTCTTTGGATGAATGGGTTTTTAACACAGAAGCCCACCCTCTAAGGATCGCGACTCGACATGCTAATGGAGAGACTTATAGTACAATTGGACAAGATAGATTACAAGAAAGGTTCCATGGTAGGAAAGGTCGGTCAGGATCTAATTAG
- the LOC18790145 gene encoding mannosyl-oligosaccharide 1,2-alpha-mannosidase MNS1 isoform X2, translating into MGKKSLSSSSQSWWWRGWRYLHPQHNLRSPQLLTLFIISFVALTWLLSGLESLSVEHQLENVKKNIRSWSIVEEEDDPLNVERRRAVKEAMIHAWTCYEMYAWGRDELQPQTRDGVDSFGGLGATLVDSLDTLYIMGLDEQFQRAREWVAKSLNFNKNYEASVFETTIRVIGGLLSAYDLSDDKVFLEKARDIADRLLPAWNTPSGIPYNIINLRYGDARNPRWTGGKSILADAGSEQLEFIALSQRTNDPKYQQKVEYVIEELHKTFPADGLLPIYIDPHTGITSYSKISFGAMGDSFYEYLLKAWIQGNKTESVTHYREMWETSMKGLKSLIRKTTPSSYAYICEKTGSSLSDKMDELACFAPGMLALGSTGYGPDEAEKFLSLAEELAWTCYNFYQTTPTKLAGENYYFPAGQDMTVGTSWSILRPETVESLFYLWRLTGNKTYQEWGWNIFQAFEKNSRVDTGYSGLKDVSSGEKDNMMQSFFLAETLKYLYLLFSPPSFISLDEWVFNTEAHPLRIATRHANGETYSTIGQDRLQERFHGRKGRSGSN; encoded by the exons atgggaaaaaaatcgTTATCTTCTTCATCGCAATCGTGGTGGTGGAGAGGGTGGAGATATCTTCACCCGCAGCATAACCTGAGGAGCCCGCAGCTGTTGACACTCTTCATTATCTCCTTTGTTGCTCTCACATGGCTGCTCTCTGGCCTCGAATCTCTCAGTGTAGAGCACCag CTAGAGAATGTGAAGAAGAATATAAGAAGTTGGAGCATTGTCGAGGAGGAGGATGATCCTCTCAATGTTGAACGAAGAAGAGCAGTTAAAGAGGCTATGATTCATGCTTGGACTTGTTACGAGATGTACGCATGGGGTCGTGATGAACTCCAG CCACAAACAAGAGATGGTGTTGATAGTTTTGGCGGTCTAGGAGCAACTCTAGTGGATTCTCTTGATACCTTGTACATAATGGGTCTTGACGAGCAATTCCAAAGAGCTAGAGA GTGGGTTGCAAAGTCGTTGAATTTCAACAAGAATTACGAGGCTAGTGTTTTTGAGACAACCATAAG AGTTATAGGTGGACTTCTTAGCGCATATGATCTCTCTGATGACAAAGTGTTCCTTGAAAAGGCTAGAGATATTGCAGATAGGTTGCTGCCTGCGTGGAATACACCCTCAGGAATCCCCTATAACATAATAAACTTGAGATATGGGGATGCCCGTAACCCTCGGTGGACAGGG GGAAAAAGTATTCTGGCAGATGCTGGTTCAGAGCAGCTTGAATTTATTGCTCTATCTCAGAGGACAAATGATCCTAAGTACCAGCAGAAG GTGGAATATGTCATTGAAGAGCTTCATAAAACCTTCCCTGCTGATGGATTGCTTCCCATATATATTGATCCTCACACTGGAATTACCTCATACTCAAAAATTTCCTTTGGTGCCATGGGTGATAG CTTTTATGAATATCTACTCAAGGCTTGGATACAAGGGAACAAAACTGAATCTGTAACGCACTACAG AGAAATGTGGGAGACATCAATGAAAGGTCTGAAAAGCTTGATTCGGAAGACAACACCATCctcatatgcatatatatgtgAGAAGACTGGAAGCTCGCTGTCCGATAAG ATGGATGAATTAGCTTGCTTTGCTCCTGGAATGTTGGCTTTAGGATCTACTGGCTATGGCCCTGATGAAGCTGAAAAGTTTTTATCCCTTGCTGAAGAG CTTGCATGGACATGTTATAACTTTTACCAGACAACACCTACAAAATTGGCTGGAGAGAACTATTACTTCCCTGCTGGACAG GACATGACCGTTGGAACATCATGGAGCATTTTGAGGCCGGAGACGGTGGAGTCACTTTTTTACCTATGGCGTTTAACTGGGAACAAAACTTACCAAGAATGGGGTTGGAATATTTTCCAAGCATTTGAAAAGAACTCTCGAGTAGATACAGGATATAGTGGACTTAAAGAT GTGAGTTCAGGTGAGAAAGACAATATGATGCAGAGCTTCTTCCTCGCAGAAACGCTGAAGTATCTCTATCTCCTCTTTTCACCTCCATCGTTTATCTCTTTGGATGAATGGGTTTTTAACACAGAAGCCCACCCTCTAAGGATCGCGACTCGACATGCTAATGGAGAGACTTATAGTACAATTGGACAAGATAGATTACAAGAAAGGTTCCATGGTAGGAAAGGTCGGTCAGGATCTAATTAG
- the LOC18790145 gene encoding mannosyl-oligosaccharide 1,2-alpha-mannosidase MNS1 isoform X1, producing the protein MGKKSLSSSSQSWWWRGWRYLHPQHNLRSPQLLTLFIISFVALTWLLSGLESLSVEHQLENVKKNIRSWSIVEEEDDPLNVERRRAVKEAMIHAWTCYEMYAWGRDELQPQTRDGVDSFGGLGATLVDSLDTLYIMGLDEQFQRAREWVAKSLNFNKNYEASVFETTIRVIGGLLSAYDLSDDKVFLEKARDIADRLLPAWNTPSGIPYNIINLRYGDARNPRWTGGKSILADAGSEQLEFIALSQRTNDPKYQQKVEYVIEELHKTFPADGLLPIYIDPHTGITSYSKISFGAMGDSFYEYLLKAWIQGNKTESVTHYREMWETSMKGLKSLIRKTTPSSYAYICEKTGSSLSDKMDELACFAPGMLALGSTGYGPDEAEKFLSLAEELAWTCYNFYQTTPTKLAGENYYFPAGQILQDMTVGTSWSILRPETVESLFYLWRLTGNKTYQEWGWNIFQAFEKNSRVDTGYSGLKDVSSGEKDNMMQSFFLAETLKYLYLLFSPPSFISLDEWVFNTEAHPLRIATRHANGETYSTIGQDRLQERFHGRKGRSGSN; encoded by the exons atgggaaaaaaatcgTTATCTTCTTCATCGCAATCGTGGTGGTGGAGAGGGTGGAGATATCTTCACCCGCAGCATAACCTGAGGAGCCCGCAGCTGTTGACACTCTTCATTATCTCCTTTGTTGCTCTCACATGGCTGCTCTCTGGCCTCGAATCTCTCAGTGTAGAGCACCag CTAGAGAATGTGAAGAAGAATATAAGAAGTTGGAGCATTGTCGAGGAGGAGGATGATCCTCTCAATGTTGAACGAAGAAGAGCAGTTAAAGAGGCTATGATTCATGCTTGGACTTGTTACGAGATGTACGCATGGGGTCGTGATGAACTCCAG CCACAAACAAGAGATGGTGTTGATAGTTTTGGCGGTCTAGGAGCAACTCTAGTGGATTCTCTTGATACCTTGTACATAATGGGTCTTGACGAGCAATTCCAAAGAGCTAGAGA GTGGGTTGCAAAGTCGTTGAATTTCAACAAGAATTACGAGGCTAGTGTTTTTGAGACAACCATAAG AGTTATAGGTGGACTTCTTAGCGCATATGATCTCTCTGATGACAAAGTGTTCCTTGAAAAGGCTAGAGATATTGCAGATAGGTTGCTGCCTGCGTGGAATACACCCTCAGGAATCCCCTATAACATAATAAACTTGAGATATGGGGATGCCCGTAACCCTCGGTGGACAGGG GGAAAAAGTATTCTGGCAGATGCTGGTTCAGAGCAGCTTGAATTTATTGCTCTATCTCAGAGGACAAATGATCCTAAGTACCAGCAGAAG GTGGAATATGTCATTGAAGAGCTTCATAAAACCTTCCCTGCTGATGGATTGCTTCCCATATATATTGATCCTCACACTGGAATTACCTCATACTCAAAAATTTCCTTTGGTGCCATGGGTGATAG CTTTTATGAATATCTACTCAAGGCTTGGATACAAGGGAACAAAACTGAATCTGTAACGCACTACAG AGAAATGTGGGAGACATCAATGAAAGGTCTGAAAAGCTTGATTCGGAAGACAACACCATCctcatatgcatatatatgtgAGAAGACTGGAAGCTCGCTGTCCGATAAG ATGGATGAATTAGCTTGCTTTGCTCCTGGAATGTTGGCTTTAGGATCTACTGGCTATGGCCCTGATGAAGCTGAAAAGTTTTTATCCCTTGCTGAAGAG CTTGCATGGACATGTTATAACTTTTACCAGACAACACCTACAAAATTGGCTGGAGAGAACTATTACTTCCCTGCTGGACAG ATTTTGCAGGACATGACCGTTGGAACATCATGGAGCATTTTGAGGCCGGAGACGGTGGAGTCACTTTTTTACCTATGGCGTTTAACTGGGAACAAAACTTACCAAGAATGGGGTTGGAATATTTTCCAAGCATTTGAAAAGAACTCTCGAGTAGATACAGGATATAGTGGACTTAAAGAT GTGAGTTCAGGTGAGAAAGACAATATGATGCAGAGCTTCTTCCTCGCAGAAACGCTGAAGTATCTCTATCTCCTCTTTTCACCTCCATCGTTTATCTCTTTGGATGAATGGGTTTTTAACACAGAAGCCCACCCTCTAAGGATCGCGACTCGACATGCTAATGGAGAGACTTATAGTACAATTGGACAAGATAGATTACAAGAAAGGTTCCATGGTAGGAAAGGTCGGTCAGGATCTAATTAG
- the LOC18790145 gene encoding mannosyl-oligosaccharide 1,2-alpha-mannosidase MNS1 isoform X4, with amino-acid sequence MGKKSLSSSSQSWWWRGWRYLHPQHNLRSPQLLTLFIISFVALTWLLSGLESLSVEHQLENVKKNIRSWSIVEEEDDPLNVERRRAVKEAMIHAWTCYEMYAWGRDELQPQTRDGVDSFGGLGATLVDSLDTLYIMGLDEQFQRAREWVAKSLNFNKNYEASVFETTIRVIGGLLSAYDLSDDKVFLEKARDIADRLLPAWNTPSGIPYNIINLRYGDARNPRWTGGKSILADAGSEQLEFIALSQRTNDPKYQQKVEYVIEELHKTFPADGLLPIYIDPHTGITSYSKISFGAMGDSFYEYLLKAWIQGNKTESVTHYREMWETSMKGLKSLIRKTTPSSYAYICEKTGSSLSDKMDELACFAPGMLALGSTGYGPDEAEKFLSLAEEDMTVGTSWSILRPETVESLFYLWRLTGNKTYQEWGWNIFQAFEKNSRVDTGYSGLKDVSSGEKDNMMQSFFLAETLKYLYLLFSPPSFISLDEWVFNTEAHPLRIATRHANGETYSTIGQDRLQERFHGRKGRSGSN; translated from the exons atgggaaaaaaatcgTTATCTTCTTCATCGCAATCGTGGTGGTGGAGAGGGTGGAGATATCTTCACCCGCAGCATAACCTGAGGAGCCCGCAGCTGTTGACACTCTTCATTATCTCCTTTGTTGCTCTCACATGGCTGCTCTCTGGCCTCGAATCTCTCAGTGTAGAGCACCag CTAGAGAATGTGAAGAAGAATATAAGAAGTTGGAGCATTGTCGAGGAGGAGGATGATCCTCTCAATGTTGAACGAAGAAGAGCAGTTAAAGAGGCTATGATTCATGCTTGGACTTGTTACGAGATGTACGCATGGGGTCGTGATGAACTCCAG CCACAAACAAGAGATGGTGTTGATAGTTTTGGCGGTCTAGGAGCAACTCTAGTGGATTCTCTTGATACCTTGTACATAATGGGTCTTGACGAGCAATTCCAAAGAGCTAGAGA GTGGGTTGCAAAGTCGTTGAATTTCAACAAGAATTACGAGGCTAGTGTTTTTGAGACAACCATAAG AGTTATAGGTGGACTTCTTAGCGCATATGATCTCTCTGATGACAAAGTGTTCCTTGAAAAGGCTAGAGATATTGCAGATAGGTTGCTGCCTGCGTGGAATACACCCTCAGGAATCCCCTATAACATAATAAACTTGAGATATGGGGATGCCCGTAACCCTCGGTGGACAGGG GGAAAAAGTATTCTGGCAGATGCTGGTTCAGAGCAGCTTGAATTTATTGCTCTATCTCAGAGGACAAATGATCCTAAGTACCAGCAGAAG GTGGAATATGTCATTGAAGAGCTTCATAAAACCTTCCCTGCTGATGGATTGCTTCCCATATATATTGATCCTCACACTGGAATTACCTCATACTCAAAAATTTCCTTTGGTGCCATGGGTGATAG CTTTTATGAATATCTACTCAAGGCTTGGATACAAGGGAACAAAACTGAATCTGTAACGCACTACAG AGAAATGTGGGAGACATCAATGAAAGGTCTGAAAAGCTTGATTCGGAAGACAACACCATCctcatatgcatatatatgtgAGAAGACTGGAAGCTCGCTGTCCGATAAG ATGGATGAATTAGCTTGCTTTGCTCCTGGAATGTTGGCTTTAGGATCTACTGGCTATGGCCCTGATGAAGCTGAAAAGTTTTTATCCCTTGCTGAAGAG GACATGACCGTTGGAACATCATGGAGCATTTTGAGGCCGGAGACGGTGGAGTCACTTTTTTACCTATGGCGTTTAACTGGGAACAAAACTTACCAAGAATGGGGTTGGAATATTTTCCAAGCATTTGAAAAGAACTCTCGAGTAGATACAGGATATAGTGGACTTAAAGAT GTGAGTTCAGGTGAGAAAGACAATATGATGCAGAGCTTCTTCCTCGCAGAAACGCTGAAGTATCTCTATCTCCTCTTTTCACCTCCATCGTTTATCTCTTTGGATGAATGGGTTTTTAACACAGAAGCCCACCCTCTAAGGATCGCGACTCGACATGCTAATGGAGAGACTTATAGTACAATTGGACAAGATAGATTACAAGAAAGGTTCCATGGTAGGAAAGGTCGGTCAGGATCTAATTAG